A window of the Bacillus sp. A301a_S52 genome harbors these coding sequences:
- a CDS encoding flagellar protein, producing MTPKIMPHHLQQPLPKPTTVHRTSGQADHRFKQMLTHSIEEQSELKISKHAEKRLLDRGIDVAGETWSEIHSKIKEAKQKGVTDSLVLTNEAAFVVSAQNETVITAMDREEAATQLFTNINGAIVINT from the coding sequence ATGACTCCAAAAATCATGCCCCATCACCTGCAGCAACCTTTACCGAAGCCGACCACTGTTCATCGGACATCCGGACAAGCTGATCATCGCTTTAAGCAAATGCTTACTCATTCAATTGAAGAGCAGTCAGAGCTAAAAATTAGTAAGCACGCTGAAAAACGTTTACTCGATAGAGGCATTGATGTAGCAGGAGAAACGTGGAGTGAAATTCATTCCAAAATAAAAGAGGCGAAGCAGAAGGGTGTTACTGATTCACTTGTGCTAACGAATGAAGCGGCATTTGTGGTCAGTGCTCAAAATGAAACAGTGATAACTGCAATGGACCGTGAAGAAGCGGCGACTCAGCTATTTACTAACATTAACGGTGCCATTGTTATAAACACCTAA
- the flgD gene encoding flagellar hook assembly protein FlgD: MTTVQTNSINYSDYVESQKNQGQGSSVLDKDAFLKLLMVQLQNQDPLNPMEDREFIAQMAQFSSLEQMTNMNVNLQKFMESQMNNFASHSDLIGKQIEWTTSTGNTREGIVTSVVFKEGDVQVVVGDTNVDTKNITKITNGE, encoded by the coding sequence ATGACAACGGTTCAAACAAACAGTATCAATTACAGTGATTACGTGGAAAGTCAAAAGAATCAAGGCCAAGGTAGTAGCGTATTAGACAAGGATGCTTTTTTAAAACTTCTCATGGTTCAGCTTCAAAATCAAGATCCTCTTAATCCAATGGAGGATAGAGAATTCATTGCACAGATGGCTCAGTTTTCTTCCTTAGAACAAATGACGAATATGAACGTGAACTTGCAAAAATTCATGGAATCTCAAATGAATAACTTTGCTTCACATAGTGATTTAATTGGAAAACAAATTGAGTGGACGACTAGCACTGGTAACACAAGAGAGGGTATCGTCACATCTGTTGTATTTAAAGAGGGTGACGTTCAAGTAGTTGTTGGTGATACGAACGTTGACACAAAGAACATTACGAAAATTACAAATGGTGAGTAA